Proteins co-encoded in one Desulfitobacterium hafniense DCB-2 genomic window:
- the plsY gene encoding glycerol-3-phosphate 1-O-acyltransferase PlsY has protein sequence MKLASKEAGMIDLFMILGAYLLGGMSTGYYLVKLWRQEDVRNQGSGATGATNAGRVLGKKGFLLTLMGDALKGALAPALSMHFNLSLTTLILCLIAGVAGHIWPLQLGLRGGKGVAPALGGILVVDPMLASAAAGVFLFVLALTRQFTLSGLAAILGAPILSLIMARPFEQSAGLAVLAIFILLAHRKNIREMLNKSSQRRR, from the coding sequence ATGAAGCTTGCATCAAAGGAGGCTGGGATGATCGATCTGTTCATGATCTTGGGTGCTTATCTCCTGGGAGGGATGAGCACCGGGTACTATCTTGTCAAACTGTGGCGGCAGGAAGATGTTCGCAACCAGGGGTCCGGGGCAACGGGGGCCACCAATGCGGGAAGAGTTCTGGGCAAGAAGGGATTTTTGCTTACCTTAATGGGTGATGCCCTCAAGGGAGCCTTGGCGCCGGCCTTGTCCATGCATTTCAACCTATCGCTGACTACCCTTATTCTTTGTTTGATCGCAGGTGTGGCCGGGCATATCTGGCCCTTGCAGCTGGGCCTGCGCGGGGGGAAGGGAGTCGCACCGGCACTGGGCGGAATTCTGGTCGTCGATCCCATGCTGGCTTCGGCTGCGGCAGGGGTGTTCCTGTTTGTTTTAGCTTTGACCCGCCAATTCACTTTAAGCGGTCTGGCGGCGATTCTGGGCGCACCCATTCTGTCCTTGATCATGGCGAGACCCTTTGAGCAGTCGGCAGGTTTGGCTGTTCTGGCTATCTTCATACTCTTGGCTCACCGGAAGAATATCCGGGAGATGCTGAATAAATCATCGCAAAGGAGAAGGTAA
- a CDS encoding aminotransferase class V-fold PLP-dependent enzyme — translation MASTDLSFKIAAAEEEFEQIHRLNYKTFVKEIPQHEVNSQERLVDPFHQENTYCIALHRGKLMGMLACRDKRPFSIDRKLADLDSYLPPYSSICEIRLLAVEKEVRGTRVLLGLMSLLFEHCQKKGYDLAVISGTVRQLKLYNHLGFKPFGPLVGTAAASYQPMYMTREQMSQKLIELFKAFQSKDGRRDSVNFLPGPVKLRREVQEALGRPPRSHRSEEFLAVMARIKEQLAQWLKVHYVQILLGSGTLANDVVGAYLRTALGQKKGLVLSNGEFGNRLLDQARRAGLNFEDYSIPWGKGFDYEDIEKHLSKGEGSIQWLWAVHLETSTGVLNDLPRLKALCHRQRIPLAVDCVSSIGAVPVDLSGVYLATGVSGKALCSYPGLSFVFYNQALEGGRLPRYMDLGLYQQSEGVPFTQSSNLIYALEQALHYAAERELCINQRQGEWLRAKLQELGFQVLALPEDAAPNILTLVLPREVPSLECGELLEEEGYVLSYRSAYLFQRNWVQICLMGEYEPEQIYAFPEMLAECMKKCGLRKGK, via the coding sequence ATGGCAAGTACGGATTTAAGCTTTAAAATTGCCGCTGCTGAAGAGGAGTTTGAACAAATCCACCGCTTAAACTACAAAACCTTTGTCAAAGAAATTCCTCAACATGAAGTGAACAGCCAGGAACGGCTGGTTGATCCATTCCACCAGGAAAATACCTATTGCATCGCTTTGCACCGGGGAAAACTCATGGGGATGTTGGCCTGCCGGGACAAACGGCCTTTTTCCATCGATCGGAAATTGGCGGATTTAGATTCCTATCTGCCTCCTTATAGCTCAATCTGCGAAATTCGTCTCTTGGCCGTGGAGAAGGAGGTGCGGGGGACGCGGGTGCTGCTGGGGCTGATGAGCCTGCTTTTTGAGCATTGTCAGAAAAAAGGTTATGATCTGGCCGTAATCTCTGGTACAGTAAGGCAGCTGAAATTATATAATCACCTGGGCTTTAAGCCTTTTGGTCCTCTGGTAGGGACAGCGGCGGCTTCTTATCAGCCCATGTACATGACACGGGAGCAGATGAGTCAAAAGCTTATCGAATTGTTTAAGGCTTTCCAAAGCAAGGATGGCCGGAGAGATAGTGTGAATTTTCTTCCCGGGCCGGTCAAACTTCGCCGGGAAGTGCAAGAGGCCTTAGGGAGACCTCCCCGTTCTCACCGGTCGGAGGAATTCCTGGCAGTAATGGCCCGAATCAAAGAGCAACTGGCCCAATGGCTGAAGGTTCACTATGTTCAGATCCTGCTGGGATCAGGGACTTTGGCCAATGATGTGGTGGGGGCTTATCTCCGCACGGCTCTGGGGCAGAAAAAAGGCCTGGTTCTCAGCAACGGTGAGTTCGGGAACCGTTTGCTGGATCAGGCGCGACGGGCAGGTCTCAATTTTGAAGACTATAGTATTCCTTGGGGAAAAGGGTTCGATTATGAAGACATTGAAAAACACCTGAGCAAGGGGGAGGGTTCGATTCAGTGGCTCTGGGCGGTCCATTTGGAAACCTCCACCGGAGTGCTCAATGATTTGCCAAGACTGAAGGCCCTCTGTCACCGCCAGCGCATTCCTCTGGCTGTGGATTGCGTGAGTTCCATCGGTGCGGTACCAGTGGACTTAAGTGGGGTCTATTTAGCCACCGGAGTCAGCGGCAAAGCCCTCTGTTCCTATCCCGGGCTGAGTTTCGTCTTTTATAATCAGGCCCTGGAGGGCGGAAGACTGCCCCGCTATATGGATCTGGGATTATATCAACAGTCGGAGGGGGTTCCTTTTACCCAATCCTCCAATCTCATCTATGCCTTGGAGCAGGCTTTGCACTATGCGGCAGAAAGAGAGCTGTGCATTAACCAAAGACAGGGGGAGTGGCTCAGAGCGAAGCTGCAGGAGCTTGGATTTCAAGTATTAGCCTTACCGGAAGACGCCGCCCCCAATATACTTACTCTGGTACTGCCCCGGGAAGTGCCATCCCTGGAGTGCGGTGAGCTATTGGAGGAAGAGGGCTATGTTCTCAGCTATCGCAGCGCCTATCTTTTTCAGCGCAACTGGGTCCAAATCTGCTTAATGGGGGAATATGAACCTGAGCAAATTTACGCCTTTCCGGAAATGCTGGCAGAATGTATGAAGAAATGTGGATTAAGAAAAGGTAAGTAA
- the mscL gene encoding large conductance mechanosensitive channel protein MscL: MWKEFKEFAMKGNVIDLAVGVIIGGAFGKIVTSLVNDVIMPLVGLLLGQMDFSNAFITLGKGDFATIAEAQAAKVPTLNYGLFINNVVDFLIIAFTIFIVIKQINRFNRKKEVKEEVAEEKATKPCPYCYVEIHKEATRCPHCTSVLESP; encoded by the coding sequence ATGTGGAAAGAGTTTAAAGAATTTGCCATGAAAGGGAATGTCATTGATCTGGCTGTGGGCGTTATTATCGGAGGCGCTTTCGGCAAAATCGTCACTTCCTTGGTCAATGATGTGATTATGCCTTTGGTAGGGCTTCTCCTGGGTCAGATGGATTTTTCCAATGCCTTTATTACTCTGGGAAAGGGAGATTTTGCTACCATTGCCGAGGCTCAGGCGGCCAAGGTCCCTACCTTGAATTATGGATTATTCATTAATAATGTCGTGGATTTTCTGATCATCGCCTTTACTATTTTCATTGTAATCAAGCAGATCAACCGGTTTAACAGAAAGAAGGAAGTTAAGGAAGAGGTGGCAGAGGAAAAGGCTACCAAGCCCTGTCCTTATTGCTATGTGGAAATCCATAAGGAGGCGACACGGTGCCCTCATTGTACTTCGGTTTTGGAGAGCCCTTGA
- a CDS encoding class I SAM-dependent methyltransferase has protein sequence MEAVQLDSIEKNKSIETMNYFELLAWLGIGSSHPGGFPATVKNLEVMDVNDGDFILDAGCGSGLTACYLAKNKGCKIIGVDINSQMIEKARQRAEHEGVAHLVEFRVADVNRLPFPDDHFDWIMCESITVFLDKGKVYQEFFRVLKPEGRIADLEMALLYELPPQLRAQMELCYGQGTDPLSFEEWNKTLTAAGFVDVEIKNPQALQNTNSNLVLNELKNDWMLVKDLVQKVSSQPGLYRRLQQNANFMKYYKGYFGFGLVSGRKPTPPEPPKPPTFKERCVNKFKTIFKGNFFQRKSCSV, from the coding sequence ATGGAAGCTGTTCAACTTGATTCGATAGAAAAAAACAAATCCATTGAAACCATGAATTACTTTGAGCTCTTAGCCTGGCTGGGCATTGGGAGCTCCCATCCGGGAGGATTTCCCGCCACCGTCAAAAACCTGGAAGTTATGGATGTCAACGACGGGGATTTCATTCTTGACGCAGGCTGCGGCAGCGGTCTTACCGCCTGCTATTTGGCCAAAAACAAGGGCTGCAAAATTATCGGTGTCGATATCAATTCCCAAATGATCGAAAAAGCCCGGCAGAGAGCCGAGCATGAAGGAGTAGCTCATCTGGTGGAATTCAGGGTAGCCGATGTCAACCGCCTGCCCTTTCCCGACGATCATTTTGATTGGATCATGTGCGAATCGATCACCGTCTTCTTAGATAAAGGCAAAGTCTATCAGGAGTTCTTTCGCGTCTTAAAACCTGAAGGCCGGATTGCCGATCTGGAGATGGCTCTGCTCTATGAGCTGCCCCCCCAGCTCCGCGCTCAGATGGAGCTCTGCTATGGCCAAGGCACTGATCCCCTGTCTTTTGAGGAGTGGAACAAAACCTTGACCGCAGCAGGGTTTGTGGACGTAGAAATCAAAAATCCCCAGGCCCTGCAGAACACCAACAGCAACCTCGTCTTAAACGAACTGAAAAATGACTGGATGCTGGTTAAGGATCTGGTGCAAAAGGTCTCCAGCCAACCGGGCCTCTACAGACGCTTGCAGCAAAATGCCAATTTTATGAAATACTATAAAGGGTATTTCGGCTTCGGCCTGGTGAGCGGCCGCAAGCCCACACCCCCGGAACCGCCTAAGCCGCCGACCTTTAAAGAGAGATGTGTGAATAAATTTAAAACCATCTTTAAGGGCAACTTTTTTCAGCGCAAATCATGTTCTGTATAA